The Gossypium hirsutum isolate 1008001.06 chromosome D07, Gossypium_hirsutum_v2.1, whole genome shotgun sequence genome includes the window taatttaaattgaaaatctaattttatcttaaaaaattTAGGATTCgaataaaaatgattaaacatAAAATAACTCGTGTATGAAataacttgaatttaaaaaattttataggtAAAACCCGAATAGCCTTGTTTAGGGAATGTCACTGTTACTCTGAGAGATATCTTTTTGGAGTGTTGTTAGGGAAGTCGAGGAGCCCCTCAATAATGGAAGTATTTTGCCCAAGGTGTTTATGCTCAGTTATAGTTTTGGGTTTTGTCTCCCGATTTCGACTAGAGCCAACAAGTTCACGGCGCTTGGGGGAACGCCTTGCCACGTACCAACGAAATGTTTAGCATTGGGTAATTATCAAGCTGAGCTTAAGCTATCGATTGAGCCCAATTTGAGCTTAATAATACTTGAATTGAACGGCTTTCAAGTCTTATTGaactttttatatttctatattattaaattatattattacccttaatatacataattaaccCTAAACGTAATTATCAAGCCAAATTCAAGAAGCTCGATTATATCTTGAGCCAAATTCTAGCTTAAAAATAACTATTTAACTAAGCTCAAGTCAAGTATCAAGCTCAAACTCGGGAGTATTAAGACTTGGCTCAGCTCGGCTCAATTATACATTTAACTAGGTGGTTGACTTTCACTTGTCACCCTAAACAAGTAAATAATTTCTAGGAAAGACCGGGcccccaaaattgaagaaaattatGCAATTGGtcccttttcttttgtttaattgTCGAAAAAAGTCAACTTTCACAATGGTTTTTTATATCCAGAGTCCATGTCTTAAAAACCCACAGCTAGCAAAGACATTTCGTTTAACACCCCCCCTctcataattttatcattttgctTTTGCTTTGAGTTTCTTGTTTATCAATGGTAAGAGCTCCTTGTTGTGATAAATCCAACGTTAGAAAAGGACCATGGTCCCCCGATGAAGATAACACCCTCGTAAACTACATTCACAAACATGGCACTGGGGGCAATTGGATTACTCTTCCTCGTAAAGCAGGTTTCTTaccatacatacatgcatacatacacacatacatacatgcatgcatgcttGCATACATAatgatgatgacgatgatgttacAGGCCTTAAGCGATGTGGGAAGAGTTGTCGTCTACGTTGGCTTAATTATCTAAGACCAGACATCAAGCATGGAGGGTTTTCCGAGGAAGAAGATAACATCATTTGCTCCCTTTATAGTACCCTAGGAAGCAGGTATGTTAATTCAAAATCCCTAAATTGTTTAGTTTGCTCGAATTTTGGAGATGATATTATTGAGAGGTAGTGATCAAGTTCAAATATGAAGATTATGGTGAATAAGTTTAGGTTAAAAATTGCTACGAGTCACTATACTTTGCAAAAGTTATGAATTTAGTTTCTATACCTTAATTTGATCAATTATAGTCCTTTTACCTTTTggattggtcaattttagtcctGACCAAAACAATAaaagttaaattcaattactagtcatgTACTATGTGTAGagttgtagatttagttcatATTTTCTAATTGGATCATTTTAAATCTTTATACTTTTCACAAtatgaaattttagtcttgacacAAAATGGCATTTGTTAATCCATTAATTGGTTTTTTAGTGAGTGatatattgaaaaaaaagaagcTGGCATGGCATTACATATGATAATATCTTTGCTGCATTAGATTTTGGAAATAACAGAACCTAgcttaatttaatgaatttaatatttatagtttgATGAGGACTAAATCGACAAAATTTATAAAGTATAGggtctaatagcagaatttaaccataattttatgtattGTTGGTTGGTTTAGGTGGTCTGTTATAGCTGCTCAACTGCCTGGAAGAACAGACAATGATATAAAGAACCATTGGAACACCAAGTTGAAGAAAAAACTATTGGCCGCAAAGATCAAAGGCGGCAACAATGAAATAACAACAACCATCTCAGCAGCACCATTTTGTAAAGCTGTAGGTTCCGATGGAAGCAGCCGTACTACATCGTCTTCTTACATGACAGACATGAAAACATACCAGAAAAAGTACTATGAGTATCCAGCACTGGTTTTGGACCAAACTGATCAGTTTTCAATGCCATATCTTCCCTTTGAGAACAATTATGGAGCCGCTTGGTGTAGCAATGGAGTTAGTAATGAAGGTCAAGGGATGATGGTGGATCATTTTGTTGATTTTGAGGTTGACCCACAACATGTTTTGAGTGGTTCAAGCTTTCAAGAGGAAAATATCAATGGAGTTGGTGATGATCCATGGTTTGGGATCCTTTCTGCTATACATTACAACATCTTTGACTAACAAACAGACTGTTGTACCCTAATGTAgtccatgatatatatatataaacattgtCAAAGGAAgcaaaatatgtttttttaaaagagGGGAAACTATTAAATGTTTGATAAAGTGGAGAGACAAATAATAGTTGTTATAATTAGATGTTTAATAGGGTATGAAAATGGGAGTTCAATGTAACTGATGATTTTAAAAGTAAACTAGTAGGAATGGATTATGAAATCGGCAGATCAATGTGAATGAATAGTGACGTGGGTTgtactttctctctctctctctatattagtaaataaaaaataaaaatatatattt containing:
- the LOC107932224 gene encoding transcription factor RAX3, with amino-acid sequence MVRAPCCDKSNVRKGPWSPDEDNTLVNYIHKHGTGGNWITLPRKAGLKRCGKSCRLRWLNYLRPDIKHGGFSEEEDNIICSLYSTLGSRWSVIAAQLPGRTDNDIKNHWNTKLKKKLLAAKIKGGNNEITTTISAAPFCKAVGSDGSSRTTSSSYMTDMKTYQKKYYEYPALVLDQTDQFSMPYLPFENNYGAAWCSNGVSNEGQGMMVDHFVDFEVDPQHVLSGSSFQEENINGVGDDPWFGILSAIHYNIFD